A window of the Campylobacter massiliensis genome harbors these coding sequences:
- a CDS encoding MBOAT family O-acyltransferase, with amino-acid sequence MNLFSIEFGLCFFIFWPIYYFLNTRPHLQKAVLLAFSYLFLASFGLKFLIINFIFSTAIFLFARAAQSKDSAIPFAAGVIFVLCALAFFKYGGYFTIKFGVMRLETIILPLGISFYSFMSILLLKAVREGELEAPSYLDTLIFLSFFAAVISGPILRPKPFFETLNSPKVFRASPVIFALLCSALFKKLIVANHLFEIVNPVFAAPTLPASQLLGALFGYSVLLYADFSGYVDFVTALGLMCGFVLPQNFNRPFTARNLKIFWQNWHISLMNFFKECVYFPLGGSRGTQAQTQLNVMLVFAISGVWHGAGLSFLLWGLIHGLGVVFLNLTDERKWPNSAILGRYFTFIFVSMVWVFFTMDFEGAVRYIGAIFRNSGGELLAICALFAGVFAFVFLYAALDVYPILVKFFENINVIFSAVFLAIFGIIIYFLMPSGMPNFIYQGF; translated from the coding sequence ATGAATCTTTTTTCCATAGAATTTGGCTTGTGCTTTTTTATTTTTTGGCCGATTTATTATTTTTTAAACACACGCCCGCACCTGCAAAAAGCCGTTTTACTCGCTTTTTCTTATCTATTTTTAGCCTCGTTCGGGCTTAAATTTCTAATCATAAATTTTATCTTTAGCACCGCGATTTTTCTTTTTGCGAGGGCGGCTCAGAGCAAGGACTCCGCGATTCCGTTCGCTGCGGGCGTTATTTTCGTGCTTTGCGCGCTTGCGTTTTTTAAATACGGCGGGTATTTTACGATCAAATTCGGCGTCATGAGACTTGAAACCATCATTTTACCGCTTGGCATTTCGTTTTATTCGTTTATGAGTATTTTGCTACTAAAAGCCGTGCGAGAGGGCGAACTAGAGGCGCCTAGCTACCTTGATACGCTGATTTTTCTTAGCTTTTTTGCTGCGGTTATTTCGGGCCCGATTTTGCGGCCAAAGCCATTTTTCGAGACGCTAAATTCGCCCAAGGTTTTTCGCGCTAGCCCCGTCATATTCGCGCTTTTGTGCTCCGCGCTTTTTAAAAAACTCATCGTCGCAAACCATCTTTTCGAGATAGTTAATCCCGTTTTTGCCGCACCCACCCTACCCGCCTCGCAGCTTCTTGGCGCGCTTTTTGGCTACAGCGTGCTGCTTTACGCCGATTTTAGCGGCTACGTGGACTTCGTGACGGCGCTAGGACTCATGTGCGGTTTTGTTTTGCCGCAAAACTTCAACCGTCCTTTTACGGCGCGAAATTTAAAAATTTTCTGGCAAAATTGGCACATCAGCCTTATGAATTTTTTTAAAGAGTGCGTCTATTTCCCGCTGGGAGGCAGTCGCGGCACGCAGGCGCAGACGCAGCTAAACGTGATGCTAGTCTTTGCGATCTCGGGCGTCTGGCACGGTGCGGGACTTAGCTTTTTACTCTGGGGGCTCATCCACGGCCTTGGCGTCGTGTTTTTAAACTTAACCGACGAGCGCAAATGGCCAAATTCGGCCATACTTGGACGATATTTTACGTTTATTTTCGTGAGCATGGTTTGGGTCTTTTTCACGATGGATTTTGAGGGGGCGGTGCGCTATATCGGGGCGATTTTTAGAAACTCGGGCGGCGAGCTTCTTGCGATTTGCGCGCTGTTTGCGGGCGTTTTTGCCTTTGTATTTTTATACGCCGCGCTTGACGTTTATCCAATTTTAGTTAAATTTTTTGAAAATATAAACGTTATTTTTTCAGCCGTTTTTTTGGCGATTTTTGGGATAATTATTTACTTTTTGATGCCGTCCGGTATGCCTAACTTTATATATCAAGGATTTTAA
- a CDS encoding redoxin family protein, which produces MKDINANPVKFNELIGGKNCIVFTYPKMGESGKFLPENLKDLKGLTGCTLQCKAYQENLAKLESAGFALIAVGSQSVENMNEFKQSVGANFIFLSDENFELESPLNLQTFTTNDGKKFYRRQTLIIKNGEVVKRFNDVAEPVNDATNVLAAIELL; this is translated from the coding sequence ATGAAAGATATAAACGCAAATCCGGTCAAATTTAACGAGCTAATAGGCGGCAAAAACTGCATAGTTTTTACATATCCGAAAATGGGCGAGAGCGGGAAGTTTTTGCCTGAAAATTTAAAGGATTTAAAGGGATTAACGGGCTGCACGCTTCAGTGCAAAGCCTACCAGGAAAACCTTGCAAAGCTCGAATCCGCGGGCTTTGCGCTAATCGCCGTCGGCTCTCAAAGCGTAGAAAATATGAACGAATTTAAACAAAGCGTAGGCGCAAATTTTATCTTTTTAAGCGACGAAAACTTCGAGCTAGAATCCCCGCTAAATTTGCAAACTTTTACCACGAACGACGGCAAGAAATTTTACCGCCGCCAAACTCTGATTATCAAAAACGGCGAAGTCGTAAAAAGATTTAACGACGTGGCAGAGCCCGTAAACGATGCTACAAACGTACTCGCGGCAATAGAGCTGCTTTAA
- the modB gene encoding molybdate ABC transporter permease subunit, whose protein sequence is MNIDFTPFYLSLKLAFISTAILFFLMLPVAFWLSRASFKFKPVLEAVISLPLVLPPSVLGFYLLVFLSPYNFLGKFFEETFDIRLVFNFSGLIIASCIYSLPFMFQPLQAGFASLPKSLFEASYSLGKGKWETLFRVALPNIKPSLLTALIVSFAHTLGEFGVVLMIGGSVGDKTKVASIAIYEAVELMDYTKAHVYSAIMLFISFAVLFLVYFFNNSHAKRTQ, encoded by the coding sequence ATGAATATCGATTTTACGCCCTTTTACCTCTCGCTAAAACTTGCTTTTATCTCGACTGCGATCCTGTTTTTTCTCATGCTGCCGGTTGCGTTTTGGCTTAGCCGAGCGAGTTTTAAATTTAAACCCGTGCTCGAGGCCGTGATCTCGCTGCCTCTGGTGCTGCCGCCTTCGGTGCTAGGCTTTTACCTACTGGTTTTTCTCTCGCCTTACAACTTTTTAGGCAAATTTTTTGAGGAAACCTTTGATATCCGTTTGGTTTTTAACTTTTCAGGCCTCATCATCGCTAGCTGCATTTACTCGCTGCCTTTTATGTTTCAGCCGCTTCAGGCGGGTTTTGCTAGCCTGCCAAAGAGCCTTTTTGAGGCGAGCTACTCGCTGGGCAAAGGCAAATGGGAGACGCTTTTTAGAGTCGCTCTGCCAAACATCAAACCCTCGCTTCTGACCGCTCTCATAGTGAGTTTTGCGCATACTTTGGGCGAATTTGGCGTCGTGCTGATGATAGGCGGTAGCGTCGGGGATAAGACTAAAGTCGCCAGTATCGCCATCTACGAGGCCGTCGAGCTCATGGACTACACCAAAGCGCACGTTTATTCGGCAATTATGCTGTTTATAAGCTTTGCGGTGCTATTTTTAGTCTATTTTTTCAACAATTCACACGCAAAGAGGACGCAATGA
- a CDS encoding ABC transporter ATP-binding protein, with product MIELNCIKSLNGANGKFELDVNLNVKKGEFVALYGKSGSGKTTLLRLIAGFETPDSGTIKAGGRTLFDSKNFAPPQSRNIGFLFQDYALFPNMNVMKNLLFANNDVNLARKLLGLVEMSSLENAAISQLSGGQKQRAALARALMRKPEILLLDEPLSALDNAMREKLQDYLAKVHAEFDMTTILVSHDVAEIYKLASKVFVLDGGKIAQEGGPGEIFLRHRGSQKFSLPAKILEISKRDAIYVAVVSVGGQLCEVALSAAEAANLKAGDEAAISAKAFGLNLQKNGGENDKFDERNTDIYAQSEPK from the coding sequence ATGATAGAACTAAACTGCATAAAAAGCCTAAACGGCGCAAACGGGAAATTTGAGTTAGACGTAAATTTAAACGTCAAAAAGGGCGAATTCGTCGCCTTGTACGGCAAAAGCGGCAGCGGCAAAACTACGCTTTTACGCCTGATCGCGGGCTTTGAAACGCCTGATAGCGGAACGATAAAAGCAGGCGGAAGAACGCTTTTTGACAGTAAAAACTTCGCTCCGCCGCAAAGCCGAAATATCGGGTTTTTGTTTCAAGACTACGCGCTTTTTCCGAATATGAACGTGATGAAAAACCTGCTTTTTGCAAATAACGACGTAAATTTAGCCCGCAAGCTGCTGGGTCTTGTCGAGATGAGCTCGCTAGAAAACGCCGCTATCTCGCAGCTCTCGGGCGGTCAAAAGCAGCGCGCCGCCCTAGCCCGCGCACTCATGCGAAAGCCTGAAATTTTACTACTCGACGAGCCGCTCTCGGCGCTTGATAACGCCATGCGCGAAAAACTGCAAGACTACCTTGCCAAGGTGCACGCCGAGTTTGATATGACGACGATTTTGGTTAGCCACGACGTCGCGGAGATCTACAAACTCGCCTCAAAAGTCTTCGTACTTGACGGAGGCAAAATAGCTCAAGAAGGCGGGCCGGGCGAGATATTTTTGAGGCACAGAGGCTCGCAGAAATTTAGCCTGCCGGCAAAAATTTTAGAGATCTCAAAGCGCGATGCCATCTACGTAGCCGTAGTCTCCGTAGGTGGGCAGCTTTGCGAAGTGGCTCTAAGCGCCGCGGAAGCTGCAAATTTAAAAGCAGGCGACGAAGCGGCGATAAGCGCCAAGGCGTTTGGGTTAAATTTGCAAAAAAACGGTGGCGAAAACGACAAATTTGACGAGCGAAACACCGATATTTACGCGCAAAGCGAGCCAAAATGA
- a CDS encoding TOBE domain-containing protein translates to MIKAKISAIEQNDGVSVFEFSAENLSLKMLSLENLQNLKIGDEVWVGFKSSDVFVATSPLLNCSVSNKIKVRISDIQKGEITSSLHLNAGEFEFESIISTASLKRLNLALGDQIYAYVKATSLYIA, encoded by the coding sequence GTGATAAAGGCTAAAATTTCGGCGATAGAGCAAAATGACGGCGTTAGCGTTTTTGAGTTTAGCGCCGAAAATTTAAGCCTAAAAATGCTCTCTTTAGAAAATCTGCAAAATTTAAAAATCGGCGACGAAGTTTGGGTAGGCTTTAAAAGCTCGGACGTATTCGTCGCTACTTCCCCGCTTTTAAACTGCTCGGTCTCAAACAAGATAAAAGTGCGAATTTCAGACATCCAAAAAGGCGAGATCACAAGCTCGCTGCATCTAAACGCGGGTGAGTTTGAGTTTGAAAGCATCATCTCTACGGCATCGCTAAAGCGGCTAAATTTAGCGCTGGGCGATCAAATTTACGCCTACGTCAAGGCAACCTCGCTCTACATCGCATGA
- the modA gene encoding molybdate ABC transporter substrate-binding protein, producing MKKTFFSLVVAALAAFHLNAGEINVFAAANVTYAFDELKAEFAKTNPDTKVTVTLGASGALSTQVKNGAPADVFMAANMKFVEDLYDTKFAVTKPVVYAQGALALFTIRDIDLAKGINAVEGLKAIAIANPETAPYGKASIEALKKAGIYDKVEKNVILAKSIGEALSQALSAADVGFIAASAMYDKKMAEYKEGKNFILIDPALYTPIDQGMVILKHGENNPEAKAFYDFIRSDRAKEIFRKFGYVVP from the coding sequence ATGAAAAAAACATTTTTTTCGTTAGTCGTCGCGGCTCTCGCGGCTTTTCATCTAAACGCGGGCGAGATCAACGTATTTGCAGCAGCAAACGTCACTTACGCGTTTGACGAGCTAAAAGCGGAGTTTGCTAAAACAAATCCCGACACCAAAGTAACCGTCACACTAGGAGCTAGCGGCGCGCTATCTACCCAGGTCAAAAACGGCGCTCCGGCCGACGTTTTCATGGCTGCAAATATGAAATTCGTAGAGGATCTATACGATACTAAATTTGCCGTAACCAAGCCCGTAGTATACGCTCAGGGCGCACTTGCGCTATTTACGATCAGAGATATCGATCTAGCTAAGGGTATAAACGCGGTAGAAGGCCTAAAAGCCATCGCGATCGCAAACCCAGAAACCGCTCCGTACGGCAAAGCTAGCATCGAAGCTCTAAAAAAAGCGGGCATCTACGATAAAGTCGAGAAAAACGTCATCCTAGCAAAATCTATCGGCGAGGCTCTAAGCCAAGCTCTAAGCGCTGCCGATGTAGGATTTATCGCGGCCTCTGCTATGTACGATAAAAAAATGGCCGAGTACAAAGAGGGTAAAAACTTCATCCTTATAGATCCCGCGCTTTACACCCCGATCGACCAAGGCATGGTTATCCTAAAACACGGCGAAAACAATCCCGAAGCAAAAGCTTTCTACGACTTCATCAGAAGCGACCGCGCGAAGGAAATCTTTAGAAAATTCGGATACGTCGTCCCGTGA
- a CDS encoding TOBE domain-containing protein has protein sequence MKADVSLELFLDSGVSVLAKHIELLKAVEHTKSITKAAEYVGISYKNAWDSLDALNNRSDEPLIARAEGNKKNSGSELTPYGKKMIALYDAMLESQKIFLEKVCSNINVDTNEILNLQRMSMSLSARNQLSCEITDVKTGAVNSQISAKLSNGEILRANVTVESEKNLNLKVGKKVVFIFKAPSVMLAKEENLKLSAANLLKGRVIEAKIGSVNAEIVLEISNHQTITSIITKESAMQMRIGVGDELTAIIKASQIIIGV, from the coding sequence ATGAAAGCAGACGTTAGTTTAGAGCTATTTTTAGATAGCGGCGTATCGGTGCTAGCTAAGCATATAGAGCTTTTAAAGGCCGTCGAACACACAAAAAGCATAACCAAAGCCGCCGAGTACGTCGGCATCTCGTACAAAAACGCATGGGACAGCCTGGATGCGCTAAATAACCGCTCGGACGAACCGCTAATCGCAAGAGCCGAAGGCAACAAGAAAAACAGCGGCTCGGAGCTTACGCCCTACGGTAAAAAGATGATCGCGCTATACGACGCGATGCTAGAGAGCCAAAAGATATTTTTAGAAAAAGTTTGTTCAAATATAAACGTCGATACGAACGAAATTTTAAATTTACAGCGCATGAGCATGAGTCTAAGCGCCAGAAACCAGCTAAGCTGCGAGATCACGGACGTAAAAACGGGCGCGGTAAATTCGCAAATAAGCGCCAAGCTCTCAAATGGCGAAATTTTACGCGCCAATGTCACGGTCGAGTCTGAAAAAAATCTAAATTTAAAGGTCGGCAAAAAAGTCGTATTTATCTTTAAAGCTCCAAGCGTGATGCTCGCAAAAGAGGAAAATCTAAAACTAAGCGCGGCAAATTTACTAAAAGGACGCGTTATCGAGGCTAAAATCGGCTCCGTAAACGCCGAAATCGTGCTAGAAATCAGCAATCATCAGACGATAACCTCTATCATCACCAAAGAAAGCGCGATGCAAATGCGCATCGGCGTGGGCGACGAGCTCACCGCTATAATCAAAGCAAGTCAAATCATAATAGGAGTATAA
- a CDS encoding MlaA family lipoprotein — protein MKNNLKKLRNTGHFEIYKFKSYIEIKSQVTAFADLKFGDLMRKFLLSLLLFFSCVFAEQTQEKSEFDDEFTQPSEIFDPLSGYNRMMTGFNDFMYVNAIHPAIKGYNYVVPEAARTAVGNFFDNLLYPVRFVNNLLQFKFSEAGEETLRFLANTIIGFGGLTDGAKYYNLQRHDEDFGQTLGYWGVGSGFHVVLPFIGPSNLRDIVGLVGDYYLDPISYVKPALDSFAIKTFRQGNLLSLHPDAYDNLKKDAIDLYPFLRDAYEQRRNHLIKE, from the coding sequence ATGAAAAATAACTTAAAGAAACTTCGTAATACCGGGCATTTTGAAATTTATAAATTTAAAAGCTACATTGAGATAAAATCTCAGGTTACTGCCTTTGCAGACTTGAAATTCGGAGATTTGATGAGAAAATTTTTACTCTCTCTTTTGCTTTTTTTTAGTTGCGTTTTTGCCGAACAAACGCAGGAAAAGAGCGAATTTGACGACGAATTTACGCAGCCTAGCGAGATTTTCGATCCGCTTAGCGGCTATAATAGAATGATGACTGGATTTAATGATTTTATGTACGTAAACGCCATCCATCCAGCGATAAAAGGTTACAACTACGTAGTGCCCGAGGCTGCTAGAACTGCAGTGGGGAACTTTTTTGACAACCTTTTATATCCCGTTCGCTTCGTAAACAACCTCTTGCAGTTTAAATTTAGCGAGGCGGGCGAAGAGACGCTGAGATTTCTAGCAAACACGATCATTGGCTTTGGCGGGCTAACCGACGGAGCGAAATACTACAATCTGCAGCGCCACGACGAGGATTTTGGCCAGACGCTTGGATACTGGGGCGTTGGTAGCGGATTTCACGTGGTTTTACCGTTTATCGGCCCGTCAAATTTACGCGATATCGTCGGTCTAGTCGGCGATTATTACCTCGATCCCATAAGCTACGTAAAGCCGGCGCTAGACTCCTTTGCGATAAAAACTTTCCGTCAGGGCAACCTTTTGTCTTTACATCCAGATGCTTACGACAATCTTAAAAAAGACGCGATCGACCTGTATCCGTTTCTACGCGACGCCTACGAACAGCGCCGCAACCACTTAATAAAGGAATAA
- a CDS encoding Tgt2/MlaC family protein has product MKFLKIILLALFSAVSLFAISEEQIKPTMQKTTQDAIEVLKNANLSKDEKISKIFAVFDPYFDYEQMSKIALSKRYNNLNAEQKAKFNKAFEERLKSSYVDKLLSYKNQTINFKDATKPNENRYFLNADLVGEDGKNYGFTYKFYNAKERGWLIYDVEILGVSIIQTYRSQFDSLMENESFENLLSKLNSVQAPQ; this is encoded by the coding sequence ATGAAATTTTTAAAAATCATCCTGCTTGCGCTTTTTAGCGCGGTTAGCCTCTTTGCAATCAGCGAGGAGCAGATAAAGCCTACGATGCAAAAAACGACGCAAGACGCCATCGAGGTGCTAAAAAACGCAAATTTGAGCAAAGACGAGAAAATAAGTAAAATTTTCGCCGTTTTTGATCCATATTTCGACTACGAGCAGATGTCTAAAATCGCCCTAAGCAAGCGCTACAACAACCTAAATGCCGAGCAAAAGGCCAAATTTAATAAAGCTTTTGAAGAGAGATTAAAGTCAAGCTACGTCGATAAACTCTTAAGCTACAAAAACCAAACTATAAATTTTAAAGACGCGACCAAACCGAATGAAAATCGCTACTTTCTAAATGCCGATCTGGTCGGCGAGGACGGCAAAAACTACGGCTTTACGTATAAATTTTATAACGCCAAAGAGCGCGGCTGGCTCATCTACGACGTCGAAATTTTAGGCGTTAGTATCATCCAAACCTACCGCAGTCAGTTTGACAGCCTGATGGAAAACGAGAGTTTTGAAAATTTGCTTAGCAAGCTAAACTCCGTCCAAGCTCCGCAATAA
- a CDS encoding efflux RND transporter permease subunit, with protein MKRIFKFIVNFPKSVIAGVLAATLVFGYFSGKLEVDASTETLLLENDKDLAVFRDVFKRYVSPNYLVIAYTPKDDLLAPSTLEKIENLSRELEKNELVSSVISVLNIPLLQSGTNDLGELVKHVPSLADADINKTLVRREFADSPLYTNNLVSRDLKTTAIVLNLKTDEKYQSILNERNALLNAKLDGNITSEQKQRLNAVNAQFKAHRDEARIKEHAAIEQIRETIAKFGGGESLFLGGANMIADDMVSFVRSDLATYGISVTLLLVFCLWLFFRQIRYIVMPIFICVISVIWASGLFGFFGWEITVISSNYIALQLIITISVVIHLIVSYREFCLTKPHLNNRQLVYLTLRDKASPSFFAIFTTVIGFLSLALSDIKPIIMLGIMMSASISISLVLAFLLFGSAMALMPKLAPVRTFEDKFSFTKHCAAFALNHSRAVYAISIAVLIFGLYGISKLKVENSFISYFKDTTEIHKGMQVIDTKLGGTVPVDILIKFNKPKFDEKAAKNEPKDEFDDEFAASANEDKYWFNQHKIDVAKKVHNYLENKRFVGHASSLNTVVKIVERITQKPADGLMLSILYEQIPQKYKDIILSPYVSIKDNELRFTARTLDSDDALRRDEFLRELRTDIANLIANDNASVQVSGAMVLYNNLLQSLIASQVDSFGFVILSLFIVFCIIFKSIKLAAIAITSNLIPLCAVFGVMGVMGIPLDIMSITIAAISIGIGVDDIIHYIHRLKIELRSKNVAESIKASHASIGYAMYYTSFAIILGFSIMVTSNFIPTIYFGLLTDLVMIMMLLGALVLLPTLIKTFYRVKNSP; from the coding sequence ATGAAGCGGATTTTTAAATTTATCGTCAACTTTCCAAAAAGCGTTATCGCGGGCGTGCTAGCCGCGACGCTAGTTTTTGGATATTTTAGCGGCAAGCTCGAGGTGGACGCATCTACCGAGACGCTGCTGCTTGAAAACGATAAAGATCTAGCCGTCTTTAGAGACGTTTTTAAACGCTATGTTAGCCCAAACTACCTAGTCATCGCCTACACGCCAAAAGACGATCTGCTCGCGCCCTCTACGCTTGAAAAGATAGAAAATTTAAGCCGCGAACTAGAAAAAAACGAGCTCGTATCAAGCGTTATTTCGGTACTAAACATCCCGCTGCTTCAAAGCGGAACTAACGATCTTGGCGAGCTGGTTAAGCATGTACCGAGCCTCGCTGATGCCGATATAAACAAAACTCTAGTACGCCGCGAGTTTGCGGATAGTCCGCTATATACGAACAACCTCGTTAGCCGCGACCTAAAAACTACGGCGATCGTGCTAAATTTAAAGACCGACGAAAAATATCAAAGCATACTAAACGAGCGAAACGCCCTGCTAAACGCCAAACTAGACGGCAATATCACGAGCGAGCAAAAACAGCGTCTAAATGCGGTAAATGCGCAGTTTAAAGCTCACCGCGACGAAGCGCGTATAAAAGAGCACGCCGCGATCGAGCAGATCCGCGAGACGATAGCGAAATTTGGCGGCGGCGAGAGCCTGTTTTTAGGCGGGGCAAATATGATCGCGGATGATATGGTGAGCTTCGTGCGATCCGATCTTGCGACCTACGGCATCAGCGTGACTCTGCTTTTGGTCTTTTGCCTTTGGCTGTTTTTTAGGCAGATTCGCTACATCGTTATGCCGATTTTTATCTGCGTGATTAGCGTTATTTGGGCGAGCGGGCTGTTTGGATTTTTTGGCTGGGAGATTACCGTCATCAGCTCAAACTATATCGCCCTTCAGCTCATCATCACGATCTCGGTCGTCATCCACCTGATCGTGAGCTACCGCGAGTTTTGCCTTACCAAGCCGCACCTTAACAACCGCCAGCTAGTCTATCTCACGCTACGCGATAAGGCTAGCCCATCGTTTTTTGCGATATTTACGACCGTTATCGGCTTTTTGTCGCTTGCGCTTTCTGATATCAAGCCTATCATAATGCTCGGCATCATGATGAGTGCGTCGATCTCTATCTCACTCGTGCTCGCGTTTTTGTTATTTGGCTCCGCGATGGCGCTTATGCCAAAGCTTGCTCCCGTTAGGACGTTTGAGGATAAATTTAGCTTTACCAAGCACTGCGCCGCGTTTGCACTAAATCACAGCCGCGCCGTTTACGCTATCAGCATTGCGGTGCTTATTTTCGGGCTTTACGGCATCTCAAAGCTAAAAGTCGAAAACAGCTTTATAAGCTATTTTAAAGATACGACCGAAATCCACAAAGGCATGCAGGTAATCGATACGAAGCTAGGCGGCACGGTGCCGGTCGATATATTGATCAAATTTAACAAGCCCAAATTTGACGAAAAGGCGGCCAAAAACGAGCCTAAAGACGAATTTGACGACGAGTTTGCCGCTAGCGCGAACGAGGATAAGTACTGGTTTAATCAGCACAAAATCGACGTCGCTAAAAAGGTACATAACTATCTAGAAAATAAGCGCTTCGTCGGGCACGCCAGCAGCCTAAACACCGTCGTAAAGATCGTCGAGCGCATCACGCAAAAGCCCGCCGACGGCCTCATGCTCTCGATCCTATACGAACAGATCCCGCAAAAATACAAAGACATCATCCTAAGTCCCTACGTAAGCATAAAAGATAACGAGCTGCGCTTTACCGCGCGAACTCTTGATAGCGACGATGCGCTACGCAGGGACGAGTTTTTGCGCGAGCTTAGAACCGATATCGCAAATTTGATCGCAAACGACAACGCAAGCGTGCAAGTTAGCGGCGCGATGGTGCTTTATAACAACCTCCTTCAAAGCCTCATCGCCTCGCAGGTAGATTCTTTCGGTTTTGTGATCTTGTCGCTTTTTATCGTTTTTTGCATTATTTTTAAAAGTATTAAGCTCGCCGCCATCGCTATCACGTCAAATTTGATCCCGCTTTGCGCGGTATTTGGCGTCATGGGCGTGATGGGTATCCCGCTTGATATCATGAGTATTACGATAGCGGCTATCAGCATAGGCATCGGCGTGGACGACATCATCCACTATATCCATCGCCTAAAAATCGAGCTTCGTAGCAAAAACGTCGCCGAGTCGATCAAGGCCTCGCACGCTAGCATCGGCTACGCGATGTACTACACCTCGTTTGCGATCATCCTGGGCTTTAGCATAATGGTAACTAGCAACTTTATCCCGACGATATATTTCGGACTTTTGACCGATCTTGTTATGATAATGATGTTGCTGGGGGCGCTGGTGCTGCTGCCGACACTAATCAAAACCTTTTACCGCGTTAAAAATTCCCCATAA
- a CDS encoding BON domain-containing protein — protein sequence MNKLFARFFLKSLLIFSPIFFLGGCLELFTTVTPLTGINVYDAYQISKDERGIYSITKDKFIKTKIQTKILASSGLSNLNVDVESFYGDVYLIGVVPDDEHKTKLVKLAKNTDGVSKIYTYIRFPGDGGECESNLAIMLKLKNSFFKDSIISGTSVRVSVVQCNVVFTGIITDIEQEKHAIWYAKHIDGVRDVYSFLKVMKE from the coding sequence ATGAACAAGCTATTTGCGCGATTTTTTTTAAAAAGCCTTCTCATTTTCTCGCCGATTTTTTTCCTTGGCGGTTGCCTCGAGCTCTTTACGACCGTGACGCCGCTAACGGGCATAAACGTCTACGACGCCTACCAGATCAGCAAAGACGAGCGCGGTATCTATTCGATAACGAAAGATAAATTTATAAAAACGAAAATCCAGACTAAAATTTTAGCCTCAAGCGGGCTTAGCAACCTAAACGTGGACGTCGAGAGCTTTTACGGCGACGTGTATCTCATCGGCGTGGTGCCTGACGACGAGCACAAAACCAAGCTCGTGAAGCTAGCCAAAAACACCGACGGCGTGAGTAAAATTTACACCTATATTCGCTTTCCTGGCGACGGCGGCGAATGCGAAAGCAACCTCGCCATAATGCTAAAACTAAAAAACAGCTTTTTTAAAGATAGCATAATCAGCGGCACAAGCGTAAGAGTGAGCGTAGTGCAATGCAACGTCGTATTTACGGGCATCATCACCGATATCGAGCAAGAAAAACATGCGATCTGGTACGCCAAGCACATCGACGGCGTGCGGGATGTTTACTCTTTTCTTAAGGTTATGAAAGAGTAG